A genomic region of Dreissena polymorpha isolate Duluth1 chromosome 4, UMN_Dpol_1.0, whole genome shotgun sequence contains the following coding sequences:
- the LOC127878697 gene encoding location of vulva defective 1-like, which produces MWNFLKLILVFHQVSMVIGAGTMYLGLLTYYNNELITCCQEKSECLADKKFCNLTFEIKIFGLNDSLEIQTWRPGTVVTPEEAVGLVHIQQPVNYNFNEWMGNVSINVSVYNGTSVNSTTLIDSFKTMYMDDSPRWYFVNHTGLSETYNATVTLVVRYMCSDPETCGDCFSREKCTSDAPFTGPTFLPGGFNATTAPILARDNITTDTGNATNSWLNTDASSTVALNKTTDNQHDFSTLFSSTSTTTTIEELATSSLSSSTTSTPFPATYPSTTTETTPSTTTAAKTTTTAAAPTTETSTITIQVAPISTLPTTTSTSLTTSSSSSLTTTSSKTVTTKPNHTPSPTVSRLPISTSGGIRPTTVEETSTRIEKVSAVWPYILAGVLGALAIAALIIFMVYLRHKKELRNRQEIYNVNPKVLRNFEEFTENGTTGRADVPMETEQY; this is translated from the exons ATGTGGAATTTTCTGAAGTTAATCCTCGTGTTTCACCAG GTTTCCATGGTGATTGGCGCCGGAACGATGTATCTGGGTCTTTTGACATACTATAACAACGAGCTTATCACGTGCTGTCAAGAAAAGTCCGAATGTTTAGCAGATAAGAAATTCTGTAACTTGACCTTCGAGATCAAGATCTTCGGGTTAAACGA CTCCTTGGAGATCCAGACATGGCGCCCCGGCACTGTCGTTACTCCCGAAGAAGCGGTTGGCCTTGTTCACATACAACAGCCTGTCAACTACAACTTCAACGAGTGGATG GGTAACGTAAGCATCAACGTAAGCGTCTACAACGGAACCTCAGTGAACAGCACAACGTTGATAGACTCATTCAAGACGATGTACATGGACGACTCTCCGCGGTGGTACTTCGTCAACCATACTGGCCTTAGCGAGACATACAATGCGAC TGTAACACTTGTTGTGCGCTACATGTGCTCCGATCCAGAAACGTGCGGAGACTGCTTTTCCCGCGAAAAGTGCACTTCCGACGCGCCCTTCACCGGGCCAACCTTCCTTCCCGGGGGCTTCAATGCAACGACTGCTCCCATCCTTGCAAGGGACAACATTACAACCGATACGGGCAACGCCACCAACTCTTGGTTGAATACTGATGCTTCTAGCACGGTCGCCTTAAATAAAACTACGGATAATCAACACgatttttcaacattattttcatCGACatccacaacaacaacaatagaaGAATTAGCCAcctcgtcattatcatcatcgacAACATCAACACCATTTCCCGCAACGTATCCGTCTACTACTACAGAAACAACGCCATCAACCACTACAGCAGCGAAAACAACAACCACTGCTGCCGCACCTACAACCGAAACTTCCACAATAACAATACAAGTAGCGCCAATCTCAACTCTACCTACAACGACATCTACGTCATTaactacatcatcatcatcatcattaacaacaacatcatcaaaaaCCGTAACAACTAAACCTAACCATACACCGTCGCCGACGGTTTCACGCCTACCGATCTCAACATCCGGTGGTATCCGACCCACGACTGTCGAGGAGACTTCGACGCGCATTGAGAAAGTCAGCGCCGTCTGGCCGTATATTTTGGCGGGAGTTCTAGGCGCCCTGGCCATCGCAGCGTTGATAATATTCATGGTATATTTACGCCACAAGAA AGAACTCCGAAATCGTCAAGAGATCTATAACGTCAATCCGAAAGTGCTAAGGAATTTCGAAGAGTTCACGGAAAACGGAACCACGGGAAGGGCGGACGTTCCTATGGAAACGGAACAGTACTAG
- the LOC127878407 gene encoding homeobox protein Meis1-like, producing the protein MTDRYEDVLPPPTYETGGSGHLMSSLLQMPPPLHSSSINNDVFDDMINSHLASLGNGCSLPVSSSLSQYSHMINTQSFSGTHLSETDQDKQAIYAHPLFPLLALIFEKCELATCARKVAGDPICSSESFNEDLELFGKELAANGGSIFTNNQEVDNIIIQAIQNFRFHLLELEKVHELCDNFCERYITCLKGKMPQDLNVDAQGDDDDASSKLSNSAFDPTDDDSGSDHRPSSVGSTNFLEMDDVASATPSEFPTMSQPAASLTSGVEPTGATNEPAVVVKTESKAPPKGRGIKREREDSEEYSRGSEESNGDNNCESSSGSGGKQAGKGAKRQKKRGIFSKTATNILRAWLFQHLQHPYPSEDQKKQLGAETGLTILQVNNWFINARRRIVQPMIDQTNRNGPVPHSHPGYYPETASPMDNQLGQSSAHHRLSSHMTGSIPVSTMGNGLSSQYGSGLHSSMSHMPGGYSSSISGSEHYDPLKPVYPTPTYMDSSVSRYNSMMGGMGMPCYTGNDMYANPSLGAPTYYNLPPTEL; encoded by the coding sequence atgactgacAGATACGAAGACGTACTCCCCCCACCCACCTACGAGACGGGTGGAAGTGGTCACCTGATGAGCTCCCTGTTGCAGATGCCGCCGCCATTGCATTCGTCCTCCATCAACAACGACGTCTTCGACGACATGATCAACTCGCACCTGGCGTCGCTCGGCAATGGATGCTCACTTCCTGTCAGCTCGTCTCTCTCACAGTATTCTCACATGATCAACACGCAAAGCTTCTCAGGTACGCATTTGTCAGAAACCGATCAGGATAAACAGGCAATTTACGCCCACCCACTGTTTCCCCTTCTTGCgctcatttttgaaaaatgtgaGCTGGCGACTTGCGCGAGAAAGGTGGCGGGTGACCCTATTTGCTCTTCTGAATCATTCAATGAAGATCTAGAATTATTCGGTAAAGAGCTGGCTGCTAACGGCGGCTCGATATTCACGAACAATCAAGAAGTAGACAATATTATCATTCAGGCTATTCAGAACTTCCGTTTTCACTTACTAGAGCTCGAAAAAGTGCACGAACTCTGTGATAATTTCTGTGAACGCTATATAACGTGCTTGAAGGGGAAAATGCCCCAAGATTTAAACGTAGACGCTCAAGGCGATGACGATGATGCTTCATCTAAACTTTCAAATAGTGCTTTTGATCCTACAGATGACGATAGCGGCTCAGACCACCGACCGTCCTCCGTCGGCTCCACCAATTTCCTGGAAATGGATGACGTAGCGTCCGCAACGCCGAGCGAGTTTCCGACGATGTCACAGCCTGCGGCCAGCTTAACGAGCGGTGTTGAGCCGACGGGAGCGACGAATGAGCCGGCTGTCGTCGTCAAAACGGAGTCAAAAGCACCGCCCAAGGGGCGCGGTATTAAACGCGAGCGCGAAGATAGTGAGGAGTATAGCAGAGGTTCGGAAGAAAGTAACGGTGACAATAATTGTGAATCTTCGTCCGGTTCCGGTGGAAAACAGGCTGGAAAGGGAGCGAAACGGCAGAAGAAGCGCGGAATATTCTCAAAGACAGCCACAAACATCCTGCGTGCGTGGCTGTTCCAACATTTGCAGCACCCGTATCCATCTGAGGACCAAAAGAAACAGCTTGGTGCTGAAACTGGACTTACAATCTTGCAAGTGAACAACTGGTTCATTAACGCCAGACGGCGTATTGTGCAGCCAATGATCGACCAGACTAACAGGAACGGCCCCGTGCCGCACTCACATCCGGGTTACTACCCGGAAACCGCGTCTCCCATGGATAACCAGCTTGGGCAGTCGTCTGCCCACCACAGACTCTCTAGTCACATGACCGGAAGTATACCAGTTAGCACCATGGGAAATGGACTCTCTAGTCAGTACGGCAGCGGTCTGCACAGCTCCATGTCTCACATGCCCGGGGGGTACTCGAGCAGTATTTCCGGAAGTGAGCACTACGACCCACTGAAGCCGGTTTACCCAACCCCCACTTACATGGACAGCTCGGTCTCCAGGTACAACTCAATGATGGGGGGAATGGGGATGCCGTGTTACACCGGAAATGACATGTACGCCAACCCATCTCTGGGCGCTCCTACCTACTACAACCTGCCCCCAACCGAACTCTAG